One window of the Salvia splendens isolate huo1 chromosome 1, SspV2, whole genome shotgun sequence genome contains the following:
- the LOC121748199 gene encoding uncharacterized protein LOC121748199, with the protein MEKYFGNAYRGDPGVPHADPERFVNIWIGSAAFSALTWVNPYMWTLSNQFNWHDKAMLFEQYHWKKARAKNQPYQFQWNQMDKKVRDSYYFNWPVYFP; encoded by the exons ATGGAGAAGTACTTCGGAAACGCTTATCGGGGCGACCCGGGAGTTCCTCACGCTGATCCGGAAAGGTTCGTGAACATATGGATCGGGTCCGCCGCCTTCTCCGCCCTTACCTGGGTTAACCCTTACATGTGGACTCTCTCCAACCAATTCAA CTGGCATGACAAGGCAATGCTTTTTGAACAATATCACTGGAAGAAAGCGCGCGCCAAGAATCAACCATATCAATTCCAG TGGAATCAAATGGACAAAAAAGTGCGAGACTCGTACTACTTCAACTGGCCTGTCTACTTCCCATAG
- the LOC121748208 gene encoding phosphoglycerate kinase, cytosolic-like has translation MEVVDLRRINIYFNCPIVASNSLKAPPGKSCSHPRNLSLHTKRRRSIHLSTSPAPVLTELVDQTEHSLAQEDYYYDSGKFAVFPNVQFLRNFPRNELFGKVVMVRFDTLILLQGMKEHKPLPESAFFTIRYLYNSRAKVFLVGSWNESANPKFNMEGSLSTKSVADFLSSMLELEVVLVKHVSGFMHLHADDIKKPGILLVENLFCFKGERANCSEFAKELTSGVDIIVNDAFSESHKVLASTVGAAKFCNACIAGFYFEEGQYKLKEIIKISERPYMAVIGGSKLADKAAALQSLVSKNTCDGLVFVGNMAFQIMHALGTPVPMKLVETGALEEAARIMEFAKSRNIAVILPQDVWCITDDVSEKIQIASVHSIPEGWQPVDIGPRSLEEMAYFLSVSKKITWLGPLRFSSRTQDKDGTFKLAEALGTLSNCNVTFVGKMEFEESLWKSKSYSHDNFLKSAAVVWEVLKGGKLPGLLALDRAYPFVVDWSVVYDDPMRPLVVDVGSGNGLFLFGMGRRRNDMNFLGLEMNAKLVVRCLEDVHLHGTHNVHFIATNATSTFRSIVSSYPGDLFLVSIQCPNPDFNKPQFRWRMLQRSLVEAIADNLVQGGQVFLQSDIEAVAKKMKEEFLMYGKGQLEVMETEELGWLKENPLGVPSDWERHVLGRGDPMYRLLLSKVENRD, from the exons ATGGAAGTAGTCGATCTTCGTCGAATAAATATCTACTTTAATTGCCCAATTGTTGCTTCCAATTCTCTGAAAGCCCCGCCGGGTAAGTCATGCTCTCATCCCAGAAATCTCAGTCTGCATACCAAAAGGAGACGCAGCATTCATCTCTCTACATCCCCAGCCCCAG TACTTACAGAGCTGGTTGATCAGACTGAGCATTCACTTGCACAAGAG GATTATTATTATGACTCCGGAAAATTTGCTGTGTTTCCGAATGTACAATTCCTGAGGAACTTCCCAAGAAATGAGCTATTTGGAAAAGTTGTCATGGTCAGGTTTGATACACTGATCTTACTTCAAGGGATGAAGGAACATAAACCATTGCCAGAAAGTGCTTTCTTCACCATTAGGTACTTGTATAATTCAAGGGCAAAAGTTTTTCTTGTGGGTAGCTGGAATGAAAGTGCAAATCCTAAGTTCAATATGGAAGGAAGTCTCTCGACAAAATCTGTTGCAG ATTTCCTGTCATCCATGCTTGAACTTGAAGTTGTTCTGGTGAAACATGTTTCAGGGTTCATGCATTTACATGCGGATGATATTAAAAAACCCGGCATTCTTTTGGTTGAGAATCTTTTCTGCTTCAAGGGGGAAAGAGCAAACTGTTCAGAGTTTGCCAAAGAACTTACTTCTGGGGTTGATATAATTGTGAATGATGCCTTTTCGGAGTCTCATAAAGTTCTTGCTTCTACAGTTGGTGCTGCTAAATTTTGCAATGCCTGCATCGCTGGGTTTTACTTTGAGGAGGGCCAATATAAGCTGAAGGAAATCATCAAAATCAGTGAAAGGCCCTATATGGCTGTT ATAGGTGGAAGCAAACTGGCAGACAAAGCTGCAGCCTTGCAGTCTTTAGTATCTA AAAATACATGTGATGGTTTAGTCTTTGTTGGAAATATGGCTTTTCAAATAATGCATGCTCTAGGAACACCCGTTCCGATGAAACTGGTAGAAACTGGAGCTCTAGAAGAAGCTGCTAGGATAATGGAGTTTGCAAAATCTAGAAATATTGCAGTTATTCTGCCTCAAGATGTTTGGTGCATCACAGATGATGTGTCAGAGAAGATTCAGATAGCTTCTGTTCATTCTATCCCTGAAG GTTGGCAACCTGTTGATATTGGACCAAGATCATTAGAAGAGATGGCATATTTTCTTTCAGTGAGCAAG AAAATAACATGGCTTGGCCCATTGAGATTTAGCTCTAGAACGCAGGACAAAGATGGGACTTTTAAACTTGCAGAAGCACTTGGTACTCTAAGCAATTGCAATGTAACTTTCGTTGGAAAAATGGAATTTGAAGAATCACTTTGGAAATCAAAGTCTTATTCACATGATAATTTTCTCAAAAGTGCTGCTGTTGTTTGGGAGGTTCTAAAAGGAGGAAAACTTCCTGGGCTATTGGCATTGGATAGA GCGTATCCCTTTGTGGTAGACTGGAGTGTTGTCTATGATGATCCAATGAGACCTCTGGTTGTTGATGTTGGGAGTG GAAATGGCTTGTTTTTGTTtggaatggggaggagaagaaatgATATGAACTTTCTGGGGCTCGAAATGAATGCAAAG CTGGTGGTCCGTTGTCTAGAGGATGTTCATCTACATGGCACCCACAATGT GCACTTTATTGCAACAAATGCAACATCAACTTTTCGGTCCATAGTTTCCAGTTACCCAGGGGATTTGTTTCTTGTTTCAATACAG TGTCCGAACCCCGACTTCAACAAACCACAATTCCGGTGGAGAATGTTGCAAAGGTCATTAGTGGAAGCAATAGCCGATAATCTAGTGCAGGGTGGGCAG GTATTTCTCCAATCAGATATAGAAGCTGTTGCTAAGAAAATGAAAGAAGAGTTCTTGATGTATGGTAAGGGACAGCTCGAAGTTATGGAAACTGAAGAATTAGGATGGCTGAAAGAGAATCCACTTGGAGTGCCATCTGATTGGGAAAGGCATGTGTTAGGTCGTGGTGATCCTATGTACAGACTCTTACTTTCTAAAGTGGAAAACAGAGACTGA